The stretch of DNA AACGCCGACCGTCGCTACGCCGTCTTCGCCAGCCGCGCCGCGTACAGCGGCCCGTCGCGTTCCACCTCGGCGACCGACCAGGGGGTGTCGGCCACCAGCTCCCCCATCGTGTCGGGCGCGACGTGGAGGTAGTCGTGCCACTCGCCGGTGTAGCGTCGGTAGCGGGTCCGGATGCGGAGGCGACCGGGGAGCCAGCCCCGCTCGCGGTTGCGCTCGTGGTAGTCGAGGTGAGCGGGGTCGTCGGTGTCGAGCGGGTCCAGGCTGGACGCCACCAGCGTCGCGTCGTCTGTCGTCGCGTCGGCCAGCGCACCCAGGACCTCGGGTGCGCGCTCGGCGCTCCCGACAAGACCGAAGTTGTTGCCCAGCATAATCGCCGAGTCGAACGTCTCCTCGAGGCCGTCGACGGCGGCCACGTCACACTCCCGGACGTCGGCCACGCCGCGGTCCCGCGCGACCGCCATCGCGCCCGGCGAGCGGTCGATCCCGGTCACGTCGTGGCCCCGATCCTGCAGTTCGAGGGCGTGGCGGCCCGGGCCACAGCCCACGTCGAGGACGTGACCCTCGGCCCACTCGAGGGCGGCGTGTTCGCGGTCGGACCACTCGTCGGGCGTCGAGAAGTACACCTCCGGCCCGGCGGGGCTGTCCACGAACCCGTCGTCGCGCTCGATCACCTCGAAGGCGTCGCCGCGCTCGTGGTAGTCCCGACACATCGCGCCGAAGGCGTCCGTCTCCGGGAGATCCATACGGTCGGGTCACGCGGGCCGAGAAAAAGCCTTCCTCCGCCCTGTGAACGGGTCGCACCCGCGGATTCTGTCGGACAGGAAGCTTATCCCGCCCGGCGGAGTACGGTCGCGTATGAGCGACTCCCCGTCCCTGGTGGTCCGGGCGCTGTGGTTCGTCTTCGTCGGCTGGTGGCTGACCGGCCTCTGGCTGTCGGTCGCGTGGCTGTTGAACGTCACCGTCGTCGGCATCCCGCTGGGGATCAAGATGATCAACCGCGTCCCCTACGTCCTCTCGCTGAAGTCACGGGACCCGCTCGTGACCGAGGGCGAGGGCCGGACACAGCACTCGCTGGTCGTCCGGGCGGTGTGGTTCCTGCTGGTCGGCTGGTGGGCCAGCGGGCTCTGGACCGGCGTCGCGTACGCGCTCACGCTGACCGTCGTCGGCATCCCGCTGGCGATCTGGATGTACAACAAGCTCCCCTACGTCGTCTCGCTGTACGAGTACTGACGCCGCCGAAGGGTTCTCGGGGTTCCAGCCCCTCGTGAAGGTATGGCACTCAGCCAGCTCGAGCTGGCCGCCCGGGTCGCCGCGGGCGTGTTCGTCATCGTCGCGCCGACGCTGCTGTTCCTGCTGCTGTGGCGCGGGCTGGAGTCGATGCGGGACGACGAACTCATCGCCCGAGCGCGAGAGCGGGCCGAGGCGATGGAGGAGGCCGACGGCGACGGCGCGTGGGACGTCGACGCCGCGGCGCTGCGAGCGACCGTGACCGGCGGGGACCCGGTGCCGGCGGACGCCGTCGCCTGCTCGAACTGCGGGACGCACAACCGCACCGGCGTGACCTACTGTCAGCAGTGTCTCGCCGAGCTGGACTGACCTCACTCCTCGCCGAGCTGGACGAGTAGCGTCGGCGACGCGCGGTCGGCGTCACAGTCGCTCCCCCGCTCGACCGCGTAGGTCATACTACGGGTCTCGTTGAGGTCCACCGGCAGGCTCGCGCGGATCGTGAGCTGGCGGGTCGCGCCGCCGGCGATGGTGTCGGCCTGGTCGTACCGGTTCTCGTAGGAGAGCCACACGTCCTCGCGGAACCCGGCGTCGGTGCCGACGAGACAGCCGCTCAGTTCCGGCAGCGACAGCGCGCGGGTGAACACCGGTCCGTTGGTCGCGGTCAGCCTCCCGACGCGGACGTCCCGCTCGAAGTACTGCTGGTCGTCGGGGACGGAGTCGGGTGCCGTGACGGTCACCGACGACTCGAAGTCGCTGGCGTAGGTCACGCCGCCGACGGCGACGTCCGCGCCGACGAGCGCGATACCGAGGACGAGCACCACGCCCACGCTCGCCGCCACGGTCCGGCGCGGCAGCGACAGGTCTCGCTCTCGCAGCAGGTAGCCCAGCGCGAGCGTCAGCGCCGCCGAGATCGCCAACACGAGGAATGTGGCGGTCCCGCCGGGCTGGTAGCGGACGACGACGTACCCGACGAAGACGACGTAGGTCACGGCCGCGAGGACGAATCCGACGGCGTCGAGGACGTCCCGCTCGGCCGCGAGACCACCGAGGAAGAACCCGACGGCCGCCAGCAGCAGGAGGACGGCCTTGACCGTGATCGAGAGGCCGAACACGACGTCCCGGACGAAGTACAGGAGGGCCGCCGCGGCGAAGGCGATGCCGAGGGCGTACAGCAGCTTGCCGCTGTCGATGTCGAACTTCATGGAGGGCGTTACCGGAACGACGCGCCCCCCGCACATCAAACCCACTCCCGTCAACGATTTGTCGCGGTCCGTGTAAACGCCCCTCTATGAGCGAACCGCGACTGACCGAGACGGCCGACCCCGACGAGGCGTTCGGGGCGCTGTCGAACGCCACTCGCGTGGCAATCCTCCGGGCACTCTGGGACGCGGACGGGCAGACGGCCACGTTCTCGGAGCTCCGCGACGCCGTCGGGATGGCCGACTCGGGCCAGTTCAACTACCACCTGGACAAGCTCACCGGCCGCTTCGTCACGAAGACCGACGACGGGTACGAACTGACGCTGGCCGGGATGGCCGTCAACGGGGCGATCCACGCGGGCGCGTACACGATGGCGGGCTCGACGGAGCCGCTCACCCTCGAGGAGCCGTGTCCGACCTGCGGCGGCGAACGGACGTTCCACTACGAGGACGAGCGGGTCCGCGTCACCTGCGACGGGTGTGAACTGACCGTCAACGCCCCGGTTCCGCCGGGGGTCTTCGCCGGCTACGACCGGGACGCGATGCCGGAGGTGGCGGCGCAGTACTTCCGCACGATCTTCCAGCAGCTCCGCAACGGCTTCTGCTGGGTCTGTGAGGGGCGGGTGGTGCCGACCGTCAGCCCGATGCGAGCGGTCGTCGACGACCCCGACTCCATCTCCGAGGAGCGCGGCGACGTCCCGTTCGTCGAGTACGAGTGCCAGCGCTGTGGGGCGGGCTCTTCGGCGGACGTCCAGTCGGCGTTACAGGACCACCCCGCCGTCGTCGCCTTCCACCACGACCACGGCGTCGACGTCCGCGAACGGCCGCCCCTGACGCTGAGCTCCGTCGACACCGACCACGGGGTCGTCGAGTCCACCGACCCGCTCCGGGCGCGCGTCAGCTACGAGGCCGACGGGGCCACGCTCGAACTGGTCGTCGACGGGGACCTCACCGTCGTCGGGACCGACCGCGACGACGGGTGAAGGAATCTTCAGTAACTCCGCGAACAGAAGTATCCTTCAGATTACACTTATCGGGGTGTGGGGCCTCTGTCCAACTGTGATGAACCGACCCACCGACACCCCGAACGCCGCTGCACGGACCGTCCCCGCACCCGAGGCCGCCCTGACGCTGCGCGGTCTGCTGGCCTACCTCGGCGTCCTGGTCGTCGCCGTCGCGTTCCTGACCGCGCCGCTGGCTACCGCCACGGCCGTCACGGCCGTCGGTCTGTGCCTGCTCGCCGACGACACCGTCCGCCGACTGCGCGCGTCAGGCAACCGTCGGTCGGCCGACGGCCGACGGCGACCCGCCGAACCGACCGCCGACTGACCGTCCCCCGCTTCGGCCCTCCACACGCGCCGCTCCCGATCGGTGCAACCACGCCGTCGCGCGGGAGACTCAGTCGCCGGCCGCGGCCTGCCCGCTCGCGCCGCCGCCCGCGACCGGCGTCCGCTCGACGACCGTCCCGTCGTAGGTCGGGTACTGCTCGACGATCTCGCCCTTCTCGACGTCGCCGTCCTCGACCATCTCCTCCAGGAGCCACCACGCCAGCTCGACGTGGTCGGACTTGACGCTGTAGTACTCCTCGGGGACGCCCAGCTCGCTCAGTCGCCGTTCGCTGGCCCAGGTCTTCCCGTAGACGAGCGTGCCGTCCTCGGTCACCTCGTCGAAGGGGCGACGGATGTTCCGGGCCATCCGTTTCAGCCGCGAGCGGTGCTGGGCGGCGTCCTTGAAGACGCTCGTACAGAAGTACACCTTCTCGTGGTCGCCCATCCGTTCGAGGATGTCGTGCGACCCCTCGACGGCGCTCATGTGGTCCTCCTTGAGCTCGAAGCCTTCCTCCTGCATCCGGCGGTAGTTGCCGTCGGACATCTCGAACTCGTTGATGTTACAGAAGTCTGCCGCGCCCTCGTCCAAGAACTCCAGGAACTCCTCCTCCGCGCGGATGCCCGGGATCTCGAAGGCCGGCGTCAGTCCTTCCTCGCGGGCGATATAGAGGATCTCCTCCCACTCGGTGCCGTGCATGTCGCCCCACAGCTCCAGGGGCGGGTGGAAGCGGATCTCGTCGAGCCCGGCCTCGCTGAGCCGGCGCATGTTCTCCCGGCCGCCGGTGATGCCGGTGTAGAGGTGGACGTGGTGGTCCTCGCCGAACTCCTCCTTGAGGAGCTCGATGTAGTGACAGGTCCGGTCGAGCACCTCCTGGGGCTCGCCGCCGGTGATCGAGGAGCCCAGCGCGCTCATCCGCTTGGCCTCGTCGATGACGTCCTGGTCGGACTCGACGGGCCGCTCGTTGGCGTACATCTGGGTGACGTTCTTGCGGTTCTCCCCGAGGGGGCAGTAGAAGCAGTCCCGCTGGTCGCAGTAGCCGTAGACGAACAGCACCATCTTCCCGCCCTTGGCGCACTGTTCGCAGCCCTCGGAGATCATCGTATACGGCTAGGACCGCATCCAGCGGGAAAAAGCGTGCGCATCGACCCCGGCGTGGCACGGGTCGGCACGCCGTCGGCCTTATCTCTGCACCCGACGCAGGAAAGCTATGGCCGGCAGTTCGCGACGACGCTCGCTCGCCATCGTCCTCGCCGTCGTCTTCCTCGACTTGGTGGGCTTCGGCATCGTGATCCCGATCCTCCCGTACTACACGCGCTCGTTCCCCGGCGGGACGGAGTTCGTCATCGGGCTGCTGGCGGCCTCCTACTCGGCGATGCAGTTCCTCTTCGCGCCGCTGCTTGGCTCGCTGTCGGACCGGGTCGGCCGCCGGCCCGTCCTCGTGGTCTCGCTGTGTGGCTCCGTCCTCGCCTGGACGGTGTTCGGGCTGGCCGACGCGCTGTGGCTGCTGTTCGCCTCGCGGATGCTCGCGGGCGCGATGGGCGGGAACCTCTCGACGGCACAGGCCTACGTCGCCGACGTGACCCCGCCCGAGCGCCGGGCCGCGGCGCTGGGCTACGTCGGGGCCGCCTTCGGCCTGGGGTTCATCTTCGGACCGGGCATCGGCGCGGTCCTCTCCTTCGACGCCACCGTCGCCGCCGTCGACGGCCTCGTCCCGGCGGCGGTCCCGATCACGCGGTTCTCGCTCCCGAGCTTCGCCGCGGCGGCGTTCAGCCTCGCCGGCGTCGTCGTCGCGCTCCTGTTCCTCCCGGAGTCCCGGCCCCGCGAGGGCGCGGCTCCGGAGGGGGCGACCGACGAGGGCGGCACGACGCCCCCGTCGGCCGTCGCACAGCTCCGGGCCGCCGTCGCCACGCCGGGGCTCCGGGAACTGCTGGCCGCGTTCTTCCTCGTCTCCTTCGCCTTCTCGGGCGTCCAGATCATGTTCGTTCCCTACGTCGCCGACGTCTACGGCTACACCGCCGCACAGAGCGCCCTGCTGTTGACCTACGTCGGCCTGTTGGCGGTCGTCACCCAGGGCGTCCTCGTCGGACGGCTGACCGCCCGGTACGACCCGGTGACCCTCTCGCTGGCCGGCACCGTCGTGCTCGTGGCCAGCGTCGGCGCGCTCCCGTTCTCCCGGACGCTCGGCGGTGTCCTCCCGCCGCTCACGGGCCTGGCCCCCTTCCTCACGCCCGATCTGCTTGGGCTGCTCGCGGTGCTGACGCTGCTCCCGGTCGGCAACGGCGTCCTGTCGGTGACGCTGACGGCGCTGGTCTCCCGGCGGGCCAGCGCCGACCTCCAGGGCAGCGCCTTCGGGATCACGCAGGGCGCTGGCAGTCTCGCCCGGACCGTCGGCCCGCCGGTGATGGGCGGGCTCTACTTCGCCGTCGGCTTCTGGTCGCCGTTCGTCGTCGGCGCGCTCCTGCTGGTCCCCGTCGGCGTGCTTGTGCTCCGGCTGGGCGGCGACGAGGAGCCACCGACGCCCCGGCCGGCCGATCCCGGCCACATCAGATAGGGGCCGCGTTGATACGTGTCGACGCCCTATCCGGACGTATGAGCGAGGACGACGGCTCGCACCGTTCGGAGCCCGTCGGCGGGTCGCTCCCGTCCGAGGCGTCGGCCGACGAACGGGTGCTGGCGCTCAGCGAGGAACTCATCCGCTACGTCGAGGTCGTCGCCGCCCTCGTGCTCGTCGTCCTGTTCGCCATCGGCGTGTTCGACCTCGGCCTCCAGATCTTCCAGACCGCACTCGAGGGCTCCATCACCGACCCGCTGGTCGTCGTCGGCTTCATCGACACCGCCCTCCTCCTCTTTATCATCGTCGAGGTGTACCAGACGGTCGTCGCCTACACCCAGGAGGGCGAGACGCGCCGCATCGTCCGCCTGGTGATCTACACCGGCGTCATCGCGATGGTGCGGAAGGCCATCATCTTCCGGACCGGCGAGTACGCCAGCGAGCAGGCGGCCCTGTTCGCGGCGGCCGCCTACACGCTCATCATCTTCGGCCTGGTGGCGCTGCTCGTCGTCGAGCGGCGCACCCGCGAGGAGGCCGCCGAGCCGATCTAGCCGCGACGAGCGGGTCCCGAAAGCAGTTAAACGCCGCCGGCGTACCCCCCGGCGATGCTGCTGGTGCTCTGTGTCGATCTCGACGACGACCTCGGCCGCAAGACGGACGTGGAGACGCCCGTCGTCGGCCGGGAGAACGTGGTCGACGCAGCCGTCGCACTGGCCCAGGCCGACCCCGAGGACTCCGACGTGAACGTCCTCTTCGAGGGGGTCCACATCGCCGACGACGTCGACGACGAACCCGTCGAGGTGGCCGCCGTCACCGGGGTCGACGGGAGCGACGTGGCCGCCAACCGCGCCGTCGGCGAGGAGGTCGACACCGTACTGGCGTCGCTCTCGACCGGCGAGGACGTGCGCGCGCTGGTCGTCACCGACGGCGCACAGGACGAGTCGGTCATCCCCGTCATCCGCTCGCGGGTCCGCATCGACGGCGTCCAGCGGGTCGTCGTCCGGCAGGCCCAGGACCTCGAATCGATGTACTACACCTTCAAGCAGGTGCTCGACGACCCCGAGACCCGCGGGACCATCCTCGTCCCGCTCGGGATCTTGCTGCTCATCTACCCGATGACCATCGCCGTCGAGGCGCTGGGCTACCCCGGCTCCGCGCTGGGGGTCATCTCCGGGCTGCTCGGCCTGTACGTCCTCGCCAGGGGGCTGGGTGCCGAGCGCCTGCTCGACGAGGCCGCCGACCGCGTCACATCCGGCCTCTACGCCGGTCGCGTCTCCATCGTCACCTACGTCGTCGCCGCCGCCCTGCTGGTGATCGGCGGTGTCAGCGGCGTCGCGACGATGGAGGCCCAGCCCGGGACGCTGTCGCCCCTGGAGGTGGTCGCGGCGCTGGTCTACGGCGCGGTCCAGTGGTTCGTCGTCGCCGGCGTCACTTCCAGCCTGGGCCGGGTCACCGACGAGTACCTCAACGACGCCTTCGAGTGGCGCTACCTCAACGCGCCCTTCTACGTGCTGGCCATCGGCGCGATCCTCCACGGCCTGAGCGCCTTCTTCCTCGGTATCCGGGACCTCGAGTACGTGGCGTTCGCGCTGACCGGCGGCACGCTGCTGGGCCTGGCGAGCACGCTGGCGTTCGCCGTCGCCGAGTCCCGCCGGGAACGCGCCGAACGGCACAACCAAGGCCCCGGCGGCCCCTCCTCGGAGTGATGTACGTCTCCCGCGCCGTCGAGTCCATCCGTGCCGACCCGATCGAGGGCGAACCCGTGGCGCTGGCCCTGACCACGGCCGACGACGCCGACCCCGACGCCGTCGCCGCGGCCGTCGAAGGGGCCGGTGGGACCGTCGAGCGACGCCTCCAGTTCGACGACCTGGCCGTCTCGGTGCCCCAGGAGCGGGTCGACGACGTCTGCGGGGTCGACGGGCTGGCCGCCGTCGAGACCACCGACGCCATCGCAATAACGACCGCCGAGGCGACCGACGAGGACGTCGAGTTCGACCCGTGACCACACGGCTTTTGAGACTCGCTGCCGACCCTCCGGTGAGGGCACGTAGCTCAGTCCGGAGAGAGCGTCGGACTTCTAATCCGACGGTCGTGGGTTCGAATCCCACCGTGCCCGCTCTCTGCGAACGACAGTGAGCAGGAGCGGCTGCTGAGATTCGAACCACGGCAGACCGAGCGAAGCGAGGTCTGGCATCGGGTGAGAATCCCCACCGTGCCCGTCGACCTTTTTCGTCGTCGCCCTTCCTCGCGCCTGCAGCACTGCCGAGACGGTGTGGCGGCTCCGCCGCCACGTCGTCCGGTTGCGGGCCGTCGGCCCGCTGCCCCTCCTCGAAACACGTCGATGAAAAAGACCGGAATCCCGGCCAACGACCGCGATTCCGGCGAATCGCGCTCGCTTCCCCCCCTCCGGACGGCCCTCTCCGGCCGAGCCCACGCGCTTTTCCCCGTCGCAGCGCTACGCCGGGCCATGATCGACCTTCGCAGCGACACGGTCACGCGGCCGAGCGACGCGATGCGGGCGGCCGCCCGCGACGCCGAGGTCGGCGACGACGTCTACCGGGAGGACCCGACGGTCAACGAACTCCAGGAGCGCGCCGCGGACGTGCTCGGCACGGAGGCGGCGCTGCTGGTGCCGTCGGGGACGATGGGCAACCAGGTCGCCGCCCGGACCCACACCGAGCGCGGCCAGGAGGTCCTCTGTGAGGTGGAGAGCCACATCTACAAGTGGGAGCTGGCGGGGCTGGCCCAGCACGCCGAGGTCCAGACGCGGACGATCGACGGCGACGAGCGCGGCGTCGTCGCGCCCGAGCAGGTCCGCGAGGGGTACGTCGCCGCCGACGGCCACCGCCCGGGGACCGGCCTGCTGACGCTTGAGAACACCCACAACAGCAAGGGCGGGACCGCCATCGCCCCCGAGCGGATCGCCGACGCGGCCGCGGCGGCCCACGACCGCGACGTCCCGGTCCACCTCGACGGGGCACGGCTGTTCAACGCCGCCGCGGCCCGCGGGGTCCCGGCCAGCGACTTCGTCGAGCCGGTCGACACGGTGATGTGCTGTCTCTCGAAGGGACTGGGCGCGCCCGTCGGGTCGGTGCTGGCCGGGCCCGAGTCCTTCGTCGAGGCCGCGCGCCGCAACCGGAAGCTGCTGGGCGGCGGGATGCGGCAGGCGGGGATGCTCGCCGCGCCGGGGATCGAGGCGCTGGACAACCGCGAGCGACTGGCCGAGGACCACCGCCGGGCCGAGCGGCTGGCGGCCGGACTCGACCGGGTCGAGGGGCTGTCGGTCCCGACGCCGGAGACGAACATCGTCCTCGCCGAGACCGACGACCCGGCCGAGCGGTTCCTCGACGCCTGCGAGGCAGAGGGCGTGCTGGGCGTCCCGTTCGACGACCACGTCGTCCGCTTCTGTACGCACTGGGACGTCGACGACGGGGACGTCGACGCGGCGGTCGACGCCGTCGAGCGGGCCGCGTAGGCTCCCGTTCCGCTACCGTCTGCGCAAGAGCACCGCCAGCGACGCGATCGCGACCGCTCCCGTGACCCCCGTGCCCGACGCGCCGGTCTCGACGCCGGTCGGCCGTGCGGCGTCGCCCTCGGCCGCGCGGCTGACGCCGACCCGGTCGGCGCTGGCCTGTCGCTCGGAGCCGTCGGGCGTCGCCGCGTCGCCGCCCGCCGATCCGCCCGTCGCATCGGGTGCCGGCAGCCCGGTCCCACCAGGCCCGGCGAGGGCCGTCGGGACCGGCGGCGCGCGGCCGGTGACGGCCGCCCGGACGTACGCCCGGAGGTCGACGCCGGCGACGGCCGAGACCGTCTCGGCGAAGACGGCAAGCGAGACACGGCGGTCGGCCTGCGTGAACCGGACGAGCACGTCCCTGAACGTCCGCTCGCCGCCGGTGGCCTGCCGGACGCGGGCGTCGACGGCCGCGACGACGCGGACGCCCTTCTCGTACTGTACCGCCGCGGCGGGCCAGGCGTCCGGCTCGGTCAGGTCGACCGCCCGGTAGTCGTCGGTCGTCACCCGAGCTCGGTACGCCCGGCGGTCGATTCGCCCCTGGCGGAGCGTCGCGCGGGCGGCGTAGTAGTCGGCGCTGCCCTCGTCGAGCCACGCCATCCCCGCGGTGGTCCGGTAGGCCTGTCGGGTGTGACGGGCCTCGTGGACCCAGACGTTGGTGGGGGCGGCGACCGGCTGGCCGGCGTCGACCAGCACCGTCGGGTGGCCGTCGGCGGGCGTGTAGCCGCCGCCGGCCAGCCCGTTGGGCGTCGCGATGACGGTGAGACGGTCGTGGGTCGGGCCGGCACGTGCCCGCCGCTGTGCCTCGCCGATCGTGTGGAAGACCGCCGCCGGATCGGGACCGAGGGTGGCCGCCTCGGGGACGACGAGCCTGACGGTGCCGCCGGCCGTCTCCCGGGTCAGCGTCCGGTGGGGGCCGACGTAGGCGGCCGTATCGGTGGCGACGCCGTCGTGCCCGTCGGCGACGGCCAACCGCTCGTCCCAGTGGGGGTCGGGTCCCTCGTCCCACCGCCAGCGGGCCCGCAACGCCACCTCGCGGCGGACCACCAGCGTCCAGTCGTCGGTTGCGGCGGTCCGTTTGCCGTGGGCGGTGTCGAGCCCCACCGGGACGGTGTAGGTGAGGCCGGGTGCGCGGCCGGTCTCCGGAGCCCACTGCCAGCGGTGGCCCGTCGACACCAGGCCGTCGGCGCTCGTGACCGTCGCGTCCTCGGGCGGCCGGAGCGCCAGCCCCGTCACTCGCTCGGGGACGGTGACGTCGGCCGTGACGCGGACCCGCCCCGGCCGCTCGGGCACCGGGTCGACGGTGTAGGTGACGCCGAGGCTGCCCCCGGCGTCGGCCGTCGCCGGGCCACGTTGTGGCACCGTCGCCGCGGGCGCGGCGACCGCCGCCGGGACGCTCCCGAGGACGAGCAGCACGCACAGACAGACGACGGCTGGGACTCGTGTGGCAACCATTCACTCGCTGGCTTGCAAATCGTTCACACCCGAAACGCAAAAGCGTTCGCCGGCCGAGTGCCGTCGAGGGGCGTTCCGACGCCGTCTGGCGTGTCGCAAGCGTTTTGCCGGCGGGTACGCTATCGCTGCTATGGCCGACTGTCCGCTCGCAGACGACTGCCCCAGCTTCACGGAACGCATCGAGGGGATGGGGTGTACGCACTACGGGGACCGCGGCGGAGCCGAGTGGTGCAACCACTACAACCAGCCGATCTCCGACCTGAAGAGCCAGCCGGTCAAGCCGGGCGAGGAGGTCGTCGTCGAGGTGGACGACATCCACGAGAGCGGGGCCGGCGTCGGGCGGACGGAGGACGGGTTCATCGTGATGGTCGACGGCGTGCTCCCGCCGGCCAAGTCGAAGGTGAAGATCACGAAGGTCCGCTCCAACCACGCGCGGGCGGAGGAACTCGAACGGCTCGAACTCGACGAGGACGCGGACGACGACGAGACGACCGACGACGAGGGCGGCTACGAGGGCGACGACGAGGACGAGGACGACGAACGGCTCGGCAGCCGTGACAACTTCTGGGGCAGCTAGATCCGTCACCGCGACTCGCCGGCGAGGGTGCGGACGCGGCTGTCTGCGGGGTGACGCCCGGCCATATCGACCGACCGCGCGACGCGGAGCCGAAGCTCAGTCCCCGAGCCGCTCCATCTCGTCGGGGCCAGACCGGGCACCGACCGCGAGCCGCCAGACGACGAGGCTCAGCGAGACGAGCGCGACCGCCGCCGTCGCGATGTACCCCCGACTCCCCACCGCGAACAGCTGGTCGGGGAAAAACGCCGCCAGGACCAACAGCCCGACCGCGGAGAACCCCACCAGTACCGGGACGACGGTGAGCCAGAACTGTCGCGCCAGCCCGCTCATACGGGCGGCGTCGGCGGCGGTCCGGAAGGACCTTTCCCAACGTGACAACAGACCGAGCGGTACGCGGCGCTCACCACGTCTCGACGCTCCCGTCCCGGATGTCCTCGACACAGCCCCGGCAGTCCGGGTGGTCGGCGTCGAAACAGTCGGGCCGGGCCTGCGGGTCCAGTGAGACGGCGCGGCGCTCGGCGTGCCGGCGACAGACGACCCGCGCGCGTCCGTCCTCGTCCCGTGGGAGGCCGGCGAGTGCCGCCCGCTTCCCGTCGGCGTAGGCCCGCTTGGCCTCCGAGAGTTGCGTCCCCACCGACCGGACCGCGTCCCGGAGGAACCGCTCGACCCGGTCGTCGTCGTCGTTGCCCATACGCGTGATTGCAGCCACCGACGGATCAATCTTCCCGCACGCCCCGCGAGACCCGCCGCGTCGCGAGGGTGCTCGTTCCCCCGGCTCCGGCCGGCTCGGGACGTTCAACCCGAATTAAAACGGCGGTTAGACGCGCCAAGTCGGCGAAAAACGAGTTAATCCGCCTTTTCCGCTTGCCCCCTTCAAGTGATCCCGGTCCAGAGGGGCGAGTGGAGGCAACGCACGATGAAGCTCACCAAGATCGCCGGCGTGCTGCTGGCCGTGCTCGTCGTCACGGGCTCGGCGGCGGCGCTGCCCGGCGCGGCGGAGACCCACGCCAACGACAACGCGGACGACGCACAGGCCGACGACTACGCGAACGAGAACGCCACCGAGGCGGCCAACGAGAGCGAGGACGACACTGCGGACGACTCGGCGGCCACGCAGGGCCCGCCGGCCGACGCGGGCCCCGACGGCGAGCGCGGTCCGCCCACGGACCTGCCCGCACAGGTGCCCGACTTCGTGAGCGAGATCCACTCGCTCGTCGACACGCACATCGCCGGCGACCTCGACGGCACCCTCGGCGAGCAGATCAGCGACGTAACGCCCGACGATAGCGAGACCGACGACGCGGACGACGGCGATAGCGACGCGGACGACAGCGACGCCGAGGAAGACACCGACAGCGACGACCAGACTGGGCAGTAACGCGCCGTTCTCACCCCGTTCCGACCGACCCGGTTCTTCTCGTGCGACCCGATCGGTAGCGGTGCCGCCGTCGGGCGTTCGCCGCTCAGAACTCGATACGCCCGCTCTGACGGCGCGTTCCACTTTCACCTCGGTGGCCGAGTGTTTATGTACGATGGCGACCAAGCGTCGAGTGTCTCCCATCGAAAACAAGGCGGAGACAGTGACAGCACATGACTCAGTCAGATTTGCGTACCCAAGCGGAAGAGATACACGAGCAGTTCGACGACCGGCTGGACCTCGACGTCGCGGACGTCGAGGAACGACTCGACACGCTGGTCAACGAGTACAAGGTCCCCCTCAGCGAGGCGCGCCGCAGCGTCGTCAACACGTACCTCGACGAGGCCGGGATGGACCGCGACGAACTCGGCGGTGGCGGCGGCAACGAGCAGGTCCAGGTCGCCGACGTCGATTCCCCC from Haloarcula litorea encodes:
- a CDS encoding class I SAM-dependent methyltransferase, with amino-acid sequence MDLPETDAFGAMCRDYHERGDAFEVIERDDGFVDSPAGPEVYFSTPDEWSDREHAALEWAEGHVLDVGCGPGRHALELQDRGHDVTGIDRSPGAMAVARDRGVADVRECDVAAVDGLEETFDSAIMLGNNFGLVGSAERAPEVLGALADATTDDATLVASSLDPLDTDDPAHLDYHERNRERGWLPGRLRIRTRYRRYTGEWHDYLHVAPDTMGELVADTPWSVAEVERDGPLYAARLAKTA
- a CDS encoding YccF domain-containing protein — protein: MSDSPSLVVRALWFVFVGWWLTGLWLSVAWLLNVTVVGIPLGIKMINRVPYVLSLKSRDPLVTEGEGRTQHSLVVRAVWFLLVGWWASGLWTGVAYALTLTVVGIPLAIWMYNKLPYVVSLYEY
- a CDS encoding DUF7577 domain-containing protein, with product MALSQLELAARVAAGVFVIVAPTLLFLLLWRGLESMRDDELIARARERAEAMEEADGDGAWDVDAAALRATVTGGDPVPADAVACSNCGTHNRTGVTYCQQCLAELD
- a CDS encoding DUF1109 domain-containing protein, translated to MKFDIDSGKLLYALGIAFAAAALLYFVRDVVFGLSITVKAVLLLLAAVGFFLGGLAAERDVLDAVGFVLAAVTYVVFVGYVVVRYQPGGTATFLVLAISAALTLALGYLLRERDLSLPRRTVAASVGVVLVLGIALVGADVAVGGVTYASDFESSVTVTAPDSVPDDQQYFERDVRVGRLTATNGPVFTRALSLPELSGCLVGTDAGFREDVWLSYENRYDQADTIAGGATRQLTIRASLPVDLNETRSMTYAVERGSDCDADRASPTLLVQLGEE
- a CDS encoding ArsR/SmtB family transcription factor — encoded protein: MSEPRLTETADPDEAFGALSNATRVAILRALWDADGQTATFSELRDAVGMADSGQFNYHLDKLTGRFVTKTDDGYELTLAGMAVNGAIHAGAYTMAGSTEPLTLEEPCPTCGGERTFHYEDERVRVTCDGCELTVNAPVPPGVFAGYDRDAMPEVAAQYFRTIFQQLRNGFCWVCEGRVVPTVSPMRAVVDDPDSISEERGDVPFVEYECQRCGAGSSADVQSALQDHPAVVAFHHDHGVDVRERPPLTLSSVDTDHGVVESTDPLRARVSYEADGATLELVVDGDLTVVGTDRDDG
- a CDS encoding radical SAM protein — encoded protein: MISEGCEQCAKGGKMVLFVYGYCDQRDCFYCPLGENRKNVTQMYANERPVESDQDVIDEAKRMSALGSSITGGEPQEVLDRTCHYIELLKEEFGEDHHVHLYTGITGGRENMRRLSEAGLDEIRFHPPLELWGDMHGTEWEEILYIAREEGLTPAFEIPGIRAEEEFLEFLDEGAADFCNINEFEMSDGNYRRMQEEGFELKEDHMSAVEGSHDILERMGDHEKVYFCTSVFKDAAQHRSRLKRMARNIRRPFDEVTEDGTLVYGKTWASERRLSELGVPEEYYSVKSDHVELAWWLLEEMVEDGDVEKGEIVEQYPTYDGTVVERTPVAGGGASGQAAAGD
- a CDS encoding MFS transporter, whose amino-acid sequence is MQREKACASTPAWHGSARRRPYLCTRRRKAMAGSSRRRSLAIVLAVVFLDLVGFGIVIPILPYYTRSFPGGTEFVIGLLAASYSAMQFLFAPLLGSLSDRVGRRPVLVVSLCGSVLAWTVFGLADALWLLFASRMLAGAMGGNLSTAQAYVADVTPPERRAAALGYVGAAFGLGFIFGPGIGAVLSFDATVAAVDGLVPAAVPITRFSLPSFAAAAFSLAGVVVALLFLPESRPREGAAPEGATDEGGTTPPSAVAQLRAAVATPGLRELLAAFFLVSFAFSGVQIMFVPYVADVYGYTAAQSALLLTYVGLLAVVTQGVLVGRLTARYDPVTLSLAGTVVLVASVGALPFSRTLGGVLPPLTGLAPFLTPDLLGLLAVLTLLPVGNGVLSVTLTALVSRRASADLQGSAFGITQGAGSLARTVGPPVMGGLYFAVGFWSPFVVGALLLVPVGVLVLRLGGDEEPPTPRPADPGHIR